The genomic segment TCATGAAGGCGATTCATGCGGATCCCCACATCTCCAGAAACGCGAGAAGAACTGCAGAAATATACTCAAAGGAGAACTGCGCAAGATCGCTGAGTCAGCTGTATTCGAAACTGGTTAGAATGGATCTGTCCAGGTGATCCGCACGATCACCGTCGGGCAGTTTGTTTATGCCTTTTTCAGGCCGTACGGAGAATCAGGCCTTCTGCTCGCTCTGTTCGTCATATTCTATCTCGATGCCACATTCTTTCCCACACTGCCCGAGCTGTTCACCGTTATAATATTCCTGGCCATGCCGAAACCGGAGTTCGGCCTGCTTATGCTGGTCACAATCAGCATTGCAGAATTTTCCGGTATTACCAGTCTCTATTTTATCGTGAAATATTACGATCTTCCTAACTGGATAAAAAACAAGATGGTTTCATATTCGAAACTGTTTATCGTGAAAGATGAAAAGGTCATTCTGCTCAACCGCATTGCCCCGGTAATACCGTTTCTCGGTGCATTCATAGCGACATGCAGGTGGCCCTACGCAAAGAGCATATTTTACAATTTTCTGGGTGGATTGAGCAAGTATCTTCTGATAATACTGCTCGCCACGCTGCTCCTGAGCGTATTTTCCAACCAGCTGGAGGCTGAGCTCATAACACTTGCTGCAATCGGCACAGTCATAGGAATAAGCGCATACCTATCGTCAAGGGAGAGAAAAAAACTCGGAGTGAAGGCTGGGTTCTGAGTTGAAGATCGTTGAACTGAATCCTTTTTTCCTGCCATATGACGGTGGAATCGAAAAAAGGATTGCAGCGATTGCCTACAGACTGTCGAAAAGGCATGAAGTCACGGTAATAACATCAAAGCTGCCTGGCACGCCGGACAAGGAACAGATTGCTGGCGCAAATGTGATACGATTGCCAAGCAGGTTCTTCGGAAACTACAATCCGCCATGGGTTATTAGCCGGGACGTGGAGAAAACGCTGATTGAAACCGGAGCCGATGTCGTCGATTATCACTACCGCTGGTCTCCGTCCTACAATCGTGCCTTCTTCAGATATGGCGGAAACAGGGTTGTAACATTCCATAATCAGTTCGGCGAAGGAACAGGTATGCTCGGGTTTGCCAGCAGAATCAACGACTCCCTGTATATCAGGAGAGCGGGGATGCTCCCTATAATGACCATTTCGGATTTTGTCAGGAGACAGTTGCTTGCAAGGGGGTGCAGGGAGAGCAGCGTTGAAGTGGTTTACAACGGAATAGATATGCCGGAATCAGAAACGACGGATGAAGGTTTCGC from the Candidatus Sysuiplasma jiujiangense genome contains:
- a CDS encoding glycosyltransferase family 4 protein, which translates into the protein MKIVELNPFFLPYDGGIEKRIAAIAYRLSKRHEVTVITSKLPGTPDKEQIAGANVIRLPSRFFGNYNPPWVISRDVEKTLIETGADVVDYHYRWSPSYNRAFFRYGGNRVVTFHNQFGEGTGMLGFASRINDSLYIRRAGMLPIMTISDFVRRQLLARGCRESSVEVVYNGIDMPESETTDEGFALFIGRLVSTKGVDRAVKACMRSGVPLKVAGTGPLMKKLRSVAGGSGTVEFLGHVSEAEKERLLSSCSFFILPSVQEAFGIAALEAMAHGKAVVASNTGGLAEVIGETGILVDCGSEIGLSDAVSDLWKNEERRREMGAMALQRARQFSWDSSVRNVEKFYLRAVER